Genomic DNA from Shewanella woodyi ATCC 51908:
ATCTATCAAGCCTAACCAGTACCGGATACAGTGCGACTCAATATGCTCTGCTCTCCTCAATTATGTTGCTTTTCCCTAAGTTTATCGCAGGCTTCTCCGGTGCCTATGTCGATACTTTTGGCTATATCAACTTCTTTATCGCCGCCAGCATCATAGGTCTTCCAGTACTTTGGTTAGTGCATATCGTCGATAAGCGAACGAAACATGACAGTGGCATGGTTGAGCAAACAGATAAACAAGTTTACGAGCAGGAGCGATAACCGTAACAAGTGACTACTTTAAATATAAAACCAAAATGAAACAGCTAGAAGCCAAGCTACAGGACTCTGAAAAAGTAAAAGTCATTGATGAGTTAGACAGTGTGAAACACCGCTTGGTCGTGCTCGAAAAGCTAATAACAGATAAGGGCTACGAAGTGAATGAAGAGATCCGAAAGCTTTAATACCAATCAGTATAATTTACTGTTTTAACTTAAATAACAAAAAACGCTTAAGATGCTCTCCCTTAAGCGTTTTTATCTTAATTTTTTCTGCGAAAAAAATTAATCTCGGAAGTTATTAAACTGGAATGGCTGATCTAAGCCTGACTCTCGAGCCAGTGTCATAACAGCTTGTAGATCATCACGCTTCTTACCTGTGACACGAACAGAGTCGCCCTGAATTGAAGATTGTACTTTCAACTTGCTGTCTTTAATTATCTTCACCAGCTTCTTAGCTGTCAGAACCTCAATCCCCTCTTTAAAGCGAACCTTTAATGAGAACGTCTTGCCACTGTGTACCGATTTATCATCCACATCCATCGAAGCGGGATCGACATTACGCTTACTCAGCTGCATACGTAAAATATCAACCAGCTGCTGACACTGAAAATCATCTTCAGCAGAGAGTGTTACCACATGGTCTTTGTATTCAATGCTTGCATCTTTACCACGAAAATCGAAACGACTCTTAAGTTCACGAACCGAGTTGTCTACCGCATTTCTTAATTCAACTTCATCGACTTCTGAAACTATATCCATTGAAGGCATTTCATGGGCCCTATTACTAGATTGATCGTGGCGCTAGTTTACCTCAGTTACCTAGCAAGTGGAATCGGACTAACCGCTATGGAAAAGTGGGTGACAAGGGGGCTGCATTTTCCTATTATGACCCAAATAACAAAAAGCTTCTGACCCAGTGATATCTAAACGAAATATATTCAAATTAGCCCTGATAGCCGCCTTAATCGCGATCAGTTATCTGGTCTTCTCCCGACCTAGCTATCCTCAGCTTATCCCTCATATGGACAAGGTTGGACACTTGGTTAGTTTCTTCTGCCTATCCTATCTAACCTACTTGGCTTTCAAACCCAGATGGGGGTTTCTTGCCATAACACTTGCTTGTTATGCTATCTTCATCGAGTTAGTTCAGTATTGGCTCCCCTACCGAAGTGCATCACTGGCTGACTTTGCTGCCGATATGCTTGGCGTTCTGCTCTTCTATTTTTGCCATTGGAGCTACCTAAGGTATTTTCAAGCATCCCACCTATCAGAGCCAGAGTAGTTAAGGCAATAAGCATGAATGAAGTAGAGTTCAAAGCAGATCCTAAGGTGGCTATTCTAGGAGCTGGTGCCATTGGCCAGCTGCTGTATCATCAGCTATCCGCTGCAGGTACCTGTCCTTACTTTATTACTAGAAAAGAGACATTGAGTAAGCAAACGCTTACTTTCACCTCCCTTGAAAACAAGGTTAGTGACTCAGAAGCTCAACTCCTCTCCAGCGCAACTCAGTTACACTCAGATGATCAACTTGCCAGCACATTAGCTGGCACAGAGCTCATCATAGTGTGTGTTAAGGCTTATCAAGTCAGAAGCGCCATCGATGCTATCCTCTCACGGCTACCTAAACAGTGTCATATCCTACTGCTCCATAACGGAATGGGCCCACACCTTGAAGTCGCCAAACAGCTATCAACTCAAGGACTAAGTGTCGGCACCACTTCTCAAGGTGCGCTCAAACTCGCCCCTTGGCATATACAACAAACTGGTTCAGGTAGCACTCAGTTCGGTCATGTGAGCGGCTCAAAACTGCCAGAAACACTCAAAGCGCTATTGCTAAATGCCATTACACACAGCCAATGGTGCGATCCCATATTACCGCTGCTTTGGCAAAAATTGGCCATCAATGCAGTGATTAACCCGCTGACCGCCATTGAACAGTGTCGCAACGGTGACTTAGCAGCTCCCCACTATCAGACAATGCAGGGTAAAATCATCTCAGAGCTTGTTGAGGTCGCCCATGCTGATGGAGTAGAACTCGACAAGTTAGTGCTCACAAACCGAATAGATGAGGTGATAAAGCTCACCGCCAATAACTTCTCCTCCATGCATCAAGATGTGGCAAATAAGCGGCAAACAGAGATAGAGGCCATCAGCGGTTATATTATTAAACGAGCAGCCATTCATGGGCTTACATCAGAGGCCAATCAGCAGCTTTTCGAGCAAGTAAAAGTCCTCGAGTCCCGCTACCTCAGTTAAGCCCCATTGAGATAGACCTCAAGCTTAAAACTCAGTATTTTTCTCAACAACTAGAAATAGCCATAATTAGCCTCGAGTAAATTAGCCCTAGACGCCATACTTCTTATCTGTCTACTATGATGGAATAATAAATAGACAGATATCATGGTAGAGTTTATGAAAAGAGAGCAATGGAACTCGCGAATAGGCTTTATTCTCGCCGCCGTAGGCTCGGCAATTGGACTGGGGAATATTTGGCGCTTCCCCTATATGGCCTACGAGAATGGTGGCGGAGCCTTTTTTATCCCCTACCTTTTCGCCATGCTTTCAGCCGGGATCCCATTTATGATAATGGAGTTCAGTCTAGGACATAAACTCCGAGGCGCTTCACCTAAAATTTTCTCTAAATTAGGTGAAAACTATGGGCTCAGGCTCGAATGGTTGGGCTGGTTTCAGGTCTTTATCGCCGCCATTATTGCTATCTACTATGTAGCTGTTATCGGTTGGGCTATCTCCTTTTTCAGCTTCTCATTTGATCAAAGCTGGGGGGGCGACACCAACGCCTTCTTCTTTGGCGAATACCTTAAAATTGGCGACCACTCCCCCACCAGCCTAGGCGGTTTTCAACTGCATATCGCCATCCCTATGGCCATTGCTTGGTCGATCACCTTTATGGCCATATTTACTGGTGTAAAAGGGGGCATTGAGCGAGCCAGTAAGATAATGATGCCACTGCTCTTTTTTATGGTATTAATATTGATTGGACGAATCGTCTTTCTACCTGGCGCCCTAGAGGGACTTAACTACCTGTTTCAACCTGACTTTAGTAAAATCATGGATGCAAAAGTCTGGTCAGCAGCTTACGGGCAGATCTTCTTCACTTTAAGTGTTGGCTTTGCCATCATGTTGGCCTATTCGAGCTACCTTCCTGAAAAGTCAGATATTAATAACAACGCCTTTATGACGGTGCTGATAAACTGCGGCTTCTCAATACTTGCAGGGGTACTCATCTTTGCCATCTTAGGTTATATGGCACAGGAGCAGGCAAA
This window encodes:
- a CDS encoding VanZ family protein gives rise to the protein MISKRNIFKLALIAALIAISYLVFSRPSYPQLIPHMDKVGHLVSFFCLSYLTYLAFKPRWGFLAITLACYAIFIELVQYWLPYRSASLADFAADMLGVLLFYFCHWSYLRYFQASHLSEPE
- a CDS encoding sodium-dependent transporter, whose product is MKREQWNSRIGFILAAVGSAIGLGNIWRFPYMAYENGGGAFFIPYLFAMLSAGIPFMIMEFSLGHKLRGASPKIFSKLGENYGLRLEWLGWFQVFIAAIIAIYYVAVIGWAISFFSFSFDQSWGGDTNAFFFGEYLKIGDHSPTSLGGFQLHIAIPMAIAWSITFMAIFTGVKGGIERASKIMMPLLFFMVLILIGRIVFLPGALEGLNYLFQPDFSKIMDAKVWSAAYGQIFFTLSVGFAIMLAYSSYLPEKSDINNNAFMTVLINCGFSILAGVLIFAILGYMAQEQAKPLTEVVSSGVGLAFVTIPAAINLLPAPYIFGPLFFFALVVAGLSSHISIIEAVTSALIDKLCMPRKKAAIIVCGSGFIISMAFATNGGLLLLDLVDYFINNVALLFSCFAELIILAWLFKIADVREYANRISDFTIGSWMDLCLRFISPAMLAIILVKNLINTVNNGYGDYPITDQLILGWGLIAFMLFVSLIINLASNKEEL
- a CDS encoding ketopantoate reductase family protein — protein: MNEVEFKADPKVAILGAGAIGQLLYHQLSAAGTCPYFITRKETLSKQTLTFTSLENKVSDSEAQLLSSATQLHSDDQLASTLAGTELIIVCVKAYQVRSAIDAILSRLPKQCHILLLHNGMGPHLEVAKQLSTQGLSVGTTSQGALKLAPWHIQQTGSGSTQFGHVSGSKLPETLKALLLNAITHSQWCDPILPLLWQKLAINAVINPLTAIEQCRNGDLAAPHYQTMQGKIISELVEVAHADGVELDKLVLTNRIDEVIKLTANNFSSMHQDVANKRQTEIEAISGYIIKRAAIHGLTSEANQQLFEQVKVLESRYLS
- a CDS encoding YajQ family cyclic di-GMP-binding protein, yielding MPSMDIVSEVDEVELRNAVDNSVRELKSRFDFRGKDASIEYKDHVVTLSAEDDFQCQQLVDILRMQLSKRNVDPASMDVDDKSVHSGKTFSLKVRFKEGIEVLTAKKLVKIIKDSKLKVQSSIQGDSVRVTGKKRDDLQAVMTLARESGLDQPFQFNNFRD